A segment of the Acidimicrobiales bacterium genome:
TCGAGGGCCTGCCGGGGGCCAGCGAGCAGACGGGCGGCCGGGTGGCGGCGCCCATCGCCCGCGCCGTGCTGGAGGTGGCCCTGGCCGCCCCGGACCCCCTGGGCCGCGGCGGGTGACCCGGGACCCGTGTGGGCGGGCCGTATCCTTGGCGGGTCACGCCCGCTCCCGACAAAGGCTCCGATGACCCAGACGGGGATCGTCTTCAACGACCGGTACCAGGTCACCCGCCAGCTCGGCCGCGGTGGCATGGCCGACGTCTACCTGGCCCACGACCAGCTGCTCGAGCGTCCGGTGGCGGTGAAGGTGCTGTTCCCCGAGTACGCGGCCGACCCGGCTTTCGTCGAGCGGTTCCGTCGCGAGGCCCAGGCCGCGGCGAACCTCAACCACCCGAACATCGTGGGCGTCTACGACTGGGGCCAGCAGGGCGGGACCTACTTCATCGTGATGGAGTACGTCGACGGGCGCAGCCTGGCCGACATCCTCCGCGCCGACGGCCCGCTGCCGCCCAACACCTGCGCTGACATCGCCGACCAGGTGGCCGCGGCCCTGGGCTTCGCCCACCGCAACGGCGTGGTGCACCGCGACGTGAAGCCCGGCAACGCGCTCATCACGCCGGCCGGCCACGTGAAGGTCGCCGACTTCGGCATCGCCCGGGCGCTCAACGCCGGCGACGACGGCCTCACCCGGGCCGGCCTGGTCATGGGCACCGCCACGTACTTCTCGCCCGAGCAGGCCCAGGGGCTCGCCGTCGACCAGAGGAGCGACCTCTACTCGCTCGGCGTGGTGATGTACGAGTGCCTCACCGGCTACCCGCCGTTCGCCGGCGACACGGCCGTGGCCATCGCCTACCAGCACGTGCAGCAGCCGCCCGTGCCCCTCCGCCAGGTCGACGTGTCGGTGCCCCCGGGCCTCGAGGCGGTCGTCCTCAAGCTGCTGGCCAAGAACCCCGTCGACCGCTACGCCACCGCCGACGACCTCCGCGGCGACCTCAAGCGCTTCCGCGAGGGTCGGGCCGTGCTCGCCGACCCGGCCCTCACGCCCGGCGGCGCCACCGGCGCCCACGCCATCGACCCCACGGTGGCACTGGGTGCCACCCGGGCCGTCGGCGCGGTGCCCGACCCCACCCAGGTCGCCCCGCCCGGCGGCACCGGCGCGTACCCGCCCACCGGCGGCTACGGGGAGCCGAGGAGGCGCCGCAGCACGGCCGCCTTCGTGATGGTGCTCCTGGTCCTGCTCGCCGCGCTGGTCGCGGTGCTGGTCGCCCTGTCGCGCACGCTCGGCGGCGACAGCACCGTGCAGGTCACCGTGCCCAACGTCGTCAACCAGCCCGCCGACGCGGCCCGCGCCTCGCTCGAGGCCGCCGGCTTCCGGGTGCGCACCGAGTCGGGCGAGAGCGACGCGGTCGAGCCCGGGCTCGTCTTCGAGCAGGACCCTGCGGGCAACACCGACGCCGACGAGGGCTCCGAGGTGGTCATCCGGGTCAACCAGGGGCCCGCCCCGGTGCAGGTCGAGAGCTACGTGGGCCTCACCGAGGAGGACGCGGTGGCGCGCATCGAGGTGGCCGGGCTGGTGGCCGACGTGACCCGCGAGCCGTCCGACCAGGTGCCGAGCGGCCAGGTCATCCGCCAGGATCCCGAGGCCGGCCAGGAGGTGGCGGCGAACGGCTCGGTGCGGATCGTGGTGTCGACCGGCGCGGACCTGGTGGTGGTGCCCAACCTCGAGGGCCGCGGCGCCGACGCCGCCCGCCAGGCCCTGCAGGGCGACGGGTTCATCGTCGACGAGCTCACCCAGGCGTCCGACGTGGTGCCAGCGGGCCGGGTGATCGGCACCGACCCCTCGGCCGGCACCGAGCTCTCGCCGGGGGCGGTGGTGACGCTGATCGTGTCGGGCGGACCGGCCGAGACCACGACCACCACCGAGTCGACCACCACCACCTCGACCACCACCACGACGCTGCCGCCCCCCACCGCCACCGTGCCGCCCACCATCACCATCACCCCCCCGAGCATCTCCCTGCCCGACCTGGGCACGTCGACGCCCTAGCGTCGGCGGCACGGGGAGGGGGTTCAGGCGGCCTGGGCGAGGAAGTTGCGCAGCAGGTCGTGCCCCGACCCGGTGAGGATCGACTCGGGGTGGAACTGCACCCCCTCCACCGCCAGGTCGCGGTGGCGCAGCCCCATGATCGTGCCGTCCTCGGCCGTGGCCGTGATCTCGAGCACGTCGGGCAGCCCCTCGCGGGCGACGATCAGCGAGTGGTAGCGGGTCGCCTGGAGCGGGTCGGGCAGACCGGCGAACACCCCCACCCCGGTGTGGTGCACGACCGACGTCTTGCCGTGCATCACCTGGGCCGCCCGCACCACCGTGCCGCCGAACACCTGCCCGATCGCCTGGTGGCCGAGGCACACGCCCAGGACGGGTCGCTCGCCGGCGAAGCGCCGGATGATCTCGGTGGACAGGCCGGCGTCCTCGGGCCGGCCCGGGCCGGGGGAGATGAGCACCGCGTCGGGGTCGAGCGCGACGATCTCGTCGATGGTGAGGGCGTCGTGGCGGTGCACCATCGGCTCGGCACCCAGCTCGCCCAGGTACTGGACGAGGTTGTAGACGAACGAGTCGTAGTTGTCGACGACCAGCACGCGCGGGGAGCCCACGAGCCCGAGGATAGGGTGTCGGGGATGGCCAAGGTCACGAAGAAGAAGGGGGGGCGGGTCACCCCCAAGGGCGGTGCCACCCGCCGGCCGGCCGGCACCGACGCCCACGGCGACCCGGGTCCGCACCACGCCTCCCAGGCCTCGAGCCGCTACACGCCGCCGATCCCCAAGTACAAGAAGGTCAGCCCGCCCTGGGTGCCGGTGCTGATGTTCGCCCTGGTCGGGCTGGGTGCGCTGGTGATCGTCTTCAACTACCTGGGCGTGCTGCTGCCCGGAGCCACCGACAACTGGTACCTGCTCGCCGGCCTGGTCTGCATCCTCGGGGGGATCGTCACCGCCACCCAGTGGCACTGACGCCTTCACGTTCCGGACGGGCGTCGACCTGGTTGCCGTCGAGTTACACGCGTGTGACGCTCCCCAACCTTGTCCACAGCCTGGGGACGACGGCCGTCACTCGACGGGGGTGACCAGGTCCATGTCCTCCTGGCAGTGCCGCGGCGGTTCGGGCTCCTGGTCGGGAGCAAGGGTCATCTTGAGCTCGGCCCCGCAGATCGAGCACCGGTAGCGCAGGTCGACCTTGCGCATCTCTCCCGCCGGCGGGGGTGGCGGGAGCGGGCGCGCCAGGCCCCGGAGCACGGCGAAGCCCACCTTGAACACCACGGCGGCGATGAGGACCGCCACGACGATCTGGAACACCCAGTTGTCGACCATACCTGCACCGAAGGCTAGCGACGCCCCCGACAGGCGCCCCGCGAACCGCCCGGAGCGGTGAGGATCAGCCGAGCCGCTCGATGATGGTGGCGTTGGCCATGCCGCCGCCCTCGCACATCGTCTGCAGCCCGTAGCGGCCGCCGGTGCGCTCCAGCTCGGCGAGCAGGGTGGTCATGAGGCGGGCGCCCGAGCAGCCCAGCGGGTGCCCGATGGCGATGGCCCCACCGTTCACGTTCACCTTGCTCATGTCCGGGTGGATCTCCTTCTCCCACGCCAGCACCACCGAGGCGAAGGCCTCGTTGATCTCGACGAGGTCCATGTCGTCGATGGTGAGGCCGGCCTTGGCCAGAACCTTCTCGGTGGCCGGGATCGGCGCGGTGAGCATCAGGCGCGGGTCGGCGCCGGCCAGGGCGAAGCTCACGAACCGGGCGCGGGGCCTGAGGCCGAGCTCGTTGGCCTTCTCCTCGCTCATGATCAGCAGGGCCGCCGAGCCGTCGGTGATCTGGCTGGAGTTGGCCGCGGTGACCACGCCGTCCTCCTTGAAGGAGGGCTTCAGGCTGGCGAGCTTCTCGGGCGAGGTGTCGCGGATGCCCTCGTCGGCGGTCATGAGGTTGCCCTCGGCGTCGAGCACCGGGTGGATCTGGCTCTCGAAGCGGCCCTCGGCGGTGGCCTGGGCCGCGAGCTGCTGGCTGCGGAAGCCGAAGGCGTCGAGGTCCTCCCGGGTGATCCCCCACTTCTCGGCGATCATCTCGGCCGAGATGCCCTGGGGCACCAGGCCGCCGAGCGGGGCGTAGCGCACGCCCACGCGGGGACCGAAGGGCATGCCGTACTTGCCGTCGGCGATGGAGGCGCCCATCGGCACCCGGGTCATCACCTCGACGCCGGAGGCCACGATCACGTCGTGGGCACCGGCGATCACGGCCTGGGCCGCGAAGTGGGCGGCCTGCTGCGAGCTGCCGCACTGGCGGTCGACGGTGGTGCCGGGCACGTCCTCGGGCCAGCCTGCGGCCAGCACGGCGTTGCGGGCGACGTTCACGCTCTGCTCGCCCACCTGCATGACGCAGCCCATGATCACGTCCTCGACCAGCGCCGGGTCGACGCCCGAGCGGGTGACGAGGGCGTTCAGGGTCTCGGCGGCCAGATCGACCGGGTGCCAGTCGCGCAGCTTGCCGTTGCGCTTGCCCAGGGGGGTGCGGACGGCGTCGACGATGACGGCGGTGGGCATGGGTGAGGTGCTCCTTGGTCCAGGGGCGGAGGCGGGCGTCCGGAGCCTGGCCCTCGCCGCAACGCCACGAGAACTAGACCGGACAGTCAAGAGTCTGCCGGGGGTCGCGGGTGACGGTCAACCGATGGCCCTAGGCACAGCCCTGTGACCT
Coding sequences within it:
- a CDS encoding cell division protein CrgA, producing MAKVTKKKGGRVTPKGGATRRPAGTDAHGDPGPHHASQASSRYTPPIPKYKKVSPPWVPVLMFALVGLGALVIVFNYLGVLLPGATDNWYLLAGLVCILGGIVTATQWH
- a CDS encoding aminodeoxychorismate/anthranilate synthase component II; this translates as MLVVDNYDSFVYNLVQYLGELGAEPMVHRHDALTIDEIVALDPDAVLISPGPGRPEDAGLSTEIIRRFAGERPVLGVCLGHQAIGQVFGGTVVRAAQVMHGKTSVVHHTGVGVFAGLPDPLQATRYHSLIVAREGLPDVLEITATAEDGTIMGLRHRDLAVEGVQFHPESILTGSGHDLLRNFLAQAA
- a CDS encoding thiolase family protein, encoding MPTAVIVDAVRTPLGKRNGKLRDWHPVDLAAETLNALVTRSGVDPALVEDVIMGCVMQVGEQSVNVARNAVLAAGWPEDVPGTTVDRQCGSSQQAAHFAAQAVIAGAHDVIVASGVEVMTRVPMGASIADGKYGMPFGPRVGVRYAPLGGLVPQGISAEMIAEKWGITREDLDAFGFRSQQLAAQATAEGRFESQIHPVLDAEGNLMTADEGIRDTSPEKLASLKPSFKEDGVVTAANSSQITDGSAALLIMSEEKANELGLRPRARFVSFALAGADPRLMLTAPIPATEKVLAKAGLTIDDMDLVEINEAFASVVLAWEKEIHPDMSKVNVNGGAIAIGHPLGCSGARLMTTLLAELERTGGRYGLQTMCEGGGMANATIIERLG
- the pknB gene encoding Stk1 family PASTA domain-containing Ser/Thr kinase, whose protein sequence is MTQTGIVFNDRYQVTRQLGRGGMADVYLAHDQLLERPVAVKVLFPEYAADPAFVERFRREAQAAANLNHPNIVGVYDWGQQGGTYFIVMEYVDGRSLADILRADGPLPPNTCADIADQVAAALGFAHRNGVVHRDVKPGNALITPAGHVKVADFGIARALNAGDDGLTRAGLVMGTATYFSPEQAQGLAVDQRSDLYSLGVVMYECLTGYPPFAGDTAVAIAYQHVQQPPVPLRQVDVSVPPGLEAVVLKLLAKNPVDRYATADDLRGDLKRFREGRAVLADPALTPGGATGAHAIDPTVALGATRAVGAVPDPTQVAPPGGTGAYPPTGGYGEPRRRRSTAAFVMVLLVLLAALVAVLVALSRTLGGDSTVQVTVPNVVNQPADAARASLEAAGFRVRTESGESDAVEPGLVFEQDPAGNTDADEGSEVVIRVNQGPAPVQVESYVGLTEEDAVARIEVAGLVADVTREPSDQVPSGQVIRQDPEAGQEVAANGSVRIVVSTGADLVVVPNLEGRGADAARQALQGDGFIVDELTQASDVVPAGRVIGTDPSAGTELSPGAVVTLIVSGGPAETTTTTESTTTTSTTTTTLPPPTATVPPTITITPPSISLPDLGTSTP